The sequence below is a genomic window from Sorangiineae bacterium MSr12523.
GTCGTGCGCAAGCCCACGCAACACGGGCGCGCCGACTTGGACGATCGGGACCAACGAGGGAGCGGTCATACCATCTATATAGCCTGCGCCGCGCACCGAAGCTCGACGGCGACGCAAGGGCCCAACCCATGGCCCCGCTTTGTCACGGGGCTTTGGCGATGCTGTCGATGACGAGTCGCCCTTGTCGATCCGCGGAGAACGAGAATTTGACGCGATCTCCAACGTCGAGGCCCGACGCCTGCTCGGCGCTCTGAAATTCGAAGGCCATCGTCATGGCCGCCATGAAGCCGTCGATGGGATCGTGCGCGATGTTGACGTAGCTTCGGCCATCACCGAAGGAGCGAATCACGCCCGTGGCTTCGTGCCGCGAGGCCTCGTTCTCGGCGGCGGGTGGGGGCTGGCGTCGCGCATCGAGCCACACGACCACGCCGACCACGGCGGCTGTGAGGAGGACCCATGCCGACAGCGCCCAGGGAAGGTGCCGGCGGAGAAAGGAACGTGTTTCCGCCACGGCCTTTACTTCTTCGTAATCGAGTCGATGAGACGGCGCCCGTCTTCCGTTGCAGTGAAGGTGAACGCGATGTTGTCACCGACCGCGAGCCCTTCGAGCTGGCCCGAGCTGCGCGGCTCGAAGGACATGGTCATGGCCATCATGTAGCCTTCGATTTTCTCGTGGGCGATGTTCACGAATTTTCGTTCGGGCCCGAACGAGCGCACCACACCCCGCGCCGTGTGCGTTTCCGAGCCACACGCCTCGGCGACGGACGGACGGACGCCTTGCCCGACCGCGCAGGCGGACGCGACGAGGAACGCAACGAAAAGGGTGCGGGGTGCGAACAACGGCATGCCGCCCTTCTGTCACGTTCCCGTCGCGTTGTGGAGCGACAAAATGTCGCGGCGACGCCGACCGACGCTTACGTGAGAAGCGTGTCGAGGAACGGATTGGCGAAAATGCGATGAGGATCATAGCCATCCAGGATCGCGATGGCCGTATCCCAATCGTCGCCCCTCGCTTGGCCGGCGCGGAACGTGTCCGGGATGGCGCCGGATAGCACCGCTTGGTTGGACCATGCCCCCGTGTCGGTATGGGCCCAGCCTTTGGACCATTCGGGCCGCACGGTGGCGTACGACCCGGAGAAGTTGGTCCAGATCCAGCGCTCCATCTCCGCATAAAACTCGTTCGCGTGCGGCATCTTCGGGATGGTGAGCATGTTGATCCACACGCACGTATCCCACTCGGGATGGTCGGGCCGTGGCCTTGCGACCGAGAGCAATGGCGATTGCGCCCCAGGGATTTGCACGTCGCGTGCATGATCGAGTCCCGTGATGCGGATTTCGAGTGGGGCGCTCATGGGGAATTGGCCTTTGAGCTGATAGGCCGTGATGGCCCGCGAATATTCGGCGTACACCTCGGAGACGACGCGCTGGAGGTTTTCGCGCGCGGTCACGATGGCGAGCCCCAAGGCGGCTACGCGCAACGTGGTGGCCTTGGCGTACAGCAAGACGTCCTTGGACCAACCCCAGAGATCCCACGTGCCGGAGGCGATGAGTCCCGCACCGGCGGCGCCCGTGAAGATGTTCGCGAGCAGCGGCGTGAGGAAGGTCGCGCCGGCGTTGATCTGCTCGATGCACTCGGATTGCTCCTGCGTGATCGAATTGGCGAATCCGTAGTTGTACGGCTTGCGCACGTGGCGGGAAATCCAAGGTTTTTCCGGTGCGAGGGACCAAACCTTGATCCAGGGTACGCTGGTGAAGGGAAACCAAATGGCCTCGACCCGGCCCGCTTTTTCGGTGAGGGCGGCCATGGAGTGCGGTCCCGCGGAGGCCGGTGGTGCGAAGACGACGCGCGCCGGAATATCGTACCAACTCTGGCACCGCAGGCGCGCGTTCGCGCCGACCTGCAGGGTCACCTCGGTGATGAAGGCGCGTCCGAGGTGCACGAGGAACGCGCGAATGTCCGGGTCGTTCCTCTGAAAGGTGCGCAGCACGTATTCGTTGCGCGATCCGTCCCAGACCACCGCGGTGATCGAGAGGATCAAGTTCGACAACGAGCCGTACGTCTGCCCCGGCGTCCGCGTCTCGCCCCGCGCAGGGACGGCCGTGCCATGCGCGCCGATGGCCAGAAGACCACCGACGGTGATGTCGCCGGGGGCGGGGATGGCCGCGAAGCCGAGACCGCGCGCCTCGAGCTCCTCGAGCACCCTCGCCATCAGCGTTCCCGCGCCGGCGGTGACCGACTTGACTTGCCCGCGTGCATCGACGCGCACGGAGGTGAGTCGGGTGGTGTCTACGAGAATGATTTTCGAAACATCCGAACCATTCGGCAAAAGAACGGGGGACCAATTATGACTCATCCCCTTCGGACGAAGGCGATATCCATTTTGGTATGCCCAATTGACCAGGGCGACGACCTCTCGGGCATTCGCCGGGGCACATGTCCACACCCGTTCGACGGTAATTTGTTCGGACCAGTTCTGATAGGCTTGTTGGTAGAGTCGAAGGAAAGTTGGAAAACGGGACGGCGCGGGCAGCGTGGAGGCCGCGCTGGCGACGGGAATCCGAAACAGCGGAATGCCTTCCGCCCAGTTCATCATTCCCATCGCCGTTGCGCCGGCTGCCGTTGCGAGGAAGCTCCGCCGAGATTTCGATGTCATGTGTCTCCCCCCGTATTTCGAATGTCCGGTGCTCGCTCGATTCGTCCATCTTCATGCAAGGCGAAGCGGAAAAATCTTCTGCAAGGCTAATTTGGACACCCGTCTCCGATGCACCGAGGGGGCGTTAGGCGGGCTGGGCCTTGTCGAGAAATCCAAATACGTGACGAATTTTGCCATTCTCGAATACCGCAACATCGAAGCCGATGGCAGCCGGTTCTTTGGACCCAGGCGGTCCAGCGTGCCATGTGAAGCGCACTTGATCATGGTGCGTATCAATCGCACTACCGAGCGTAAAGACGATTCCTGGATACTTCGATTGCACGGCGGCAATGAAGCCATCGAGTCCCTCGCGGCCGGCGACGGCGGCCAACGGATCCGTGTACGTGCAATCATTCGTGAAGTTCTTCTCGATGGCAGCTTGGCGCGCGCCCGGATCGGTCTCGTTCCAGCTATCGAGGTATCCCTGCACCAGGTCACTGACGGATCGGCTCATGAGAAAGGCTCCTTGTTTCGTGTCGAATCAATCTCCGACACCGCTCACCATGGGGCGAGCAAGGAAACGTCTCAATTACCTGCGAGGTAAGGCGCGCTCCGCAAAAGAAGAAGAGAATTCACATGAAGGCGGGAAGGCGGGAAGGATTTTTTCTGTTTCAAATTTGCTCAGTGAGCCGATTGAAACCCTAAAAACTCCCCGTCTCCCCGCCTCCCTGTGAAATTTCTCTAGCTTTTCAGCAGGTCGGTGTCGCGGGTTTCGGGGGCGGCGAGCATGGCGGCGATGTTGATGCCGAGGGCTCCGAGGAGGTAGAGGCTCACGGCGACGGACGTGCCGAAGTAGGTGAGGAGGGCGAGGGCGATGATGGGCGCGAGTGCGCCACCGAGGATGCCCGCGGCCTGGTAGCTCAGGGACGCGCCGCTGTAGCGCAGGCGCGTGGAAAAGAGCTCGCTGACGAAGGCGGCCTGCGGACCGTACATGGCGGCGTGAAAGAAGAGGCCTACGATGGCGGTGACGAAGAGAAGCGGCGCGCTCTTGGCGTCGAGCATGCGAAAGAACACGAAGCCCCAGGCCGCAGCGCCGATGGCGCCCGCGAGCGAGATGGGACGGCGGCCGTAACGGTCGGAGAGCGCGCCGAAGAGGGGCATGAACACGAGCTGAAATGCGGACCCGATGAGCACACCGTGCAGCGCAACCTCCCGCGGCATGCCGACGTGTTGCGTGGCATAGGTCACGATGAACAGCGCGAAGATGTAGTAGCAAACGTCGGAGCCGATGCGCGCGCCCAGCACGACCAAGAGCTCGCGCGGATGTTGCCGCAGCACCTCCAGCAGCGGCATCTTGGGAACGGCGTGCTTCTGGCTGGCCTCGAGAAACAGAGGCGACTCGCTGATCGAGCGGCGGATCCAGAGGCCCACGACGATGAGCGCCGCGCTGAGCAAGAAGGGAAGGCGCCACCCCCAGCGATGGAAGGCCTCGTCGGGCATGGCGGCCGAGAGCACGCCGAGCACACCGGCCGCGAGGAGGTTGCCCGCGGGGGCGCCCACTTGTGGCCAGCTCGCGGCCAAGCCGCGGCGCGCTTGGTGACTGTGCTCGATGGACATGAGCACGGCGCCGCCCCACTCGCCACCGAGCCCAAGGCCCTGGAGAAAGCGCAGCGCGACCAGCAGAATGGGCGCAGCCACCCCGATGGAGTCGTATGTCGGCAGCAGGCCGATGGCAAAGGTGGAGGCTCCCATCAGCACCAAGGTGAAGATGAGGATGTTCTTGCGGCCGATCTTGTCGCCAAAATGCCCGAACACGGCCCCGCCGATGGGCCGCGCGACGAAGCCGACGGCGTAGGTCGCGAGTGAGGCGAGTGTCCCGGCGAGCGGGTCGAACGTCGGGAAGAACAGCTTTTTGAAGATGAGTGCGGCGGCGAGGCCGTACAGAAAAAAGTCGTACCATTCGAGCGAGGTACCCACGAGGCTCGCGATGACCACGCGGCGTGCCTTGCTGCTCATGTCACAGCTCCTGCTGTCTCGTTGGAGGCGGCGCCGTAACCGCCACCGCCGGGGGTTTGCAGCACGAAGACGTCACCCACTTCGACATCGACGGAGTCACAGCCTTTCATCTCCGTGATGCCTCCACCATTGGTCCCGGCGCGCTCGACCCAGTTCTTCCCAAGGCCGCCGGGCGCGCCTCCGGCCATGCCGTACGGTGGGACGCGCCGGTGCCCCGAGAGCACCGACACGGTCATCGGCTCGAGGAAGCGAATGCGCCGCGTTCCGCCGTCGCCGCCGCGCCATCGCCCATGGCCACCACTGCCCCGGCGGATCGCGTAGCTCTCCAGCACGACGGGGTAGCGCCACTCGAGGATCTCGGGATCGGTCAGGCGCGAGTTGGTCATGTGCGTCTGCACCAGCGCGGTGCCGTCGAAGCCGTCCCCCGCGCCCGAGCCGCTGGCCACGGTTTCGTAATATTGATGCCGCGTGTTGCCGAAGGTGACGTTGTTCATCGTGCCGGAGCCCTCGGCCTGAAGCCCCAGCGCCGCATACAAGGCACCGGTGATGGCCTGCGAGGTCTCCACATTGCCAGCGACCGTCGCTGCAGGATACGAGGGCGCAAGCATCGAACCCTCGGGGATGATGACCCGCAGCGGGCGAAAACAGCCCGCGTTGAGCGGGATATCGCCCTGCGCCAAGGTGCGGAATACGTAAAGTACGGCCGCCAAGGTCACCGACTTGGGCGCATTGAAATTGCTCGCGAGCTCCGCCGAGGTTCCCCTGAAATCGATGACCGCCGAGCGCGCCGCCGCGTCTACGCGAATGGCCACTTCGATGCGCGCGCCGCTGTCCATTTCGTAGGAGAACTGGCCATCGTGCAGCGCGGAAATGGCCGTGCGCACGGCCTCTTCGGCATTGTCCTGAACGTGTCCCATGTACGCGCGCACCGTGTCCAGTCCGAAGTGCGCAATCATCTTACGGAGTTGATGAATGCCTTCTTCGTTGGCCGCCACCTGCGCGCGCAAATCGGCCAAGTTGCTTTTCGCATTTCGAGATGGATAGCGCGCCTGCTCGAGCCGTTCGCGCGTTTCGTCCTCGCGAAAGCGGCCGCCTTGGACGAGGAGCCAATTGTCGAAGCGAACCCCTTCCTCCTCGATGTTCTTGCTGAACGGAGGCATGGATCCGGGTGTGATGCCGCCAATTTCCGCGTGGTGGCCGCGCGAGGCGACGTAAAAGAGAATGTCCTTTTCGTCGTCGCTCCACACCGGTGTGACTACGGTGATGTCGGGAATGTGCGTGCCGCCGTGGTACGGGTCGTTCACGGCGTAGGCATCGCCCGGTTTCATTTGGGCCGCATTGCGGCGGAGGATCTCCTGCACGCTCTCGCCCATCGAGCCGAGGTGCACGGGCATGTGCGGGGCATTCGCCACGAGGTTTCCCTCGCTATCGAAGATGGCGCAGGAGAAATCGAGGCGCTCTTTGATGTTCACCGAGTGCGCCGTATTCTCCAGCATGACGCCCATTTGCTCGGCGATGGACATGAACAAATTGTTGAAGATCTCCAGCATGACCGGGTCGACGCGGTCCTCGGCAGCGCCGATGGCATGCGTCATTGTCCGCGGCCGAACGCGCGTCATCGTCAGGTAGTCGCCCTCGCGGAACGTCGCGCGCCACCCCGGCTCGACCACGATGGTGGCATTGGCTTCCGCGATGATGGCAGGGCCCTCCACGTCATCGCCCGGCCGCAGATCCTCATGGCGGTAGATGCGCGACGCCTCCCACGCGCCCTCGTGGAACATGCGCGCCACCCCGCACGAGGCCAATTCGCCTTTGCGCACGGGGCGCGCGCTGACGTGGGCATCGGGCGCCTCGGCCGAGCCCACCACCGACACCGAGATGGCTTCGACGACGAGCGGCCGATCCATCACGAAGGAGTAGCGCTGCTGGTGCACGCGCTCGAAGCCCGCGATCATCTCCGCGCGCGGGCCCCAGGGCACGGGCAAGCTCGAGTCCGTCCCCGCGTAGCGCAGGTGCACCCGGCGCGATTCCGAAATGGATGCGGCAGGCAGCCCGTCTCCTTCGAGCTCGCGGCGCGCTTCCGCGCAGAGCGCGTCGCCCGCCTCGGCAATCACAGGCACCAGCGTCTCGGTGAGCTCGGCCTCGATGGCGCGCTCGCGCATGGCCACGGCGTCGGCCAGCCCCATGCCGTAGGCCGACAGCACGCCGGCGAAGGGCGGAAAGAGCACCTTGGTCATCCCGAGCTCGTCGGCGACGCGGCACGCGTGCTGGCCGCCCGCGCCTCCGAAGGTGGTGAGCGCGTACCGCTTGATGTCATGCCCCCGCTGAACCGATATTTTCTTGATGGCATTGGCCATGTTGGCCACGGCAATGCGCAAAAAGCCTTCGGCGATATCCTCTGCCGGGCGGCCTATTTCAGCGGCCATTTCCTCGAATTTCGCGCGCACGACGCCGGCATCGAGCGGCTGATCGCCCGAGGGACCGAACACCCGCGGGAAGTAATCCGTTTGAATGCGCCCGAGCATCACGTTCGCATCCGTGACCGTGAGCGGACCACCGCGGCGGTAGCACGCCGGGCCGGGCACGGCGCCCGCCGACTCGGGGCCGACCCGCAGCCGGCTTCCATCGAAGGTGAGAATCGACCCGCCGCCGGCGGCCACGGTGTGGATGTTCAACATGGGCGCGCGCATGCGCACGCCGGCGATCTGCGCGAAGAAGGTGCGCTCGAATTCGCCTTGATAATGCGAGACGTCGGTCGAGGTGCCGCCCATGTCGAAGCCGATCACGTGCGTCTCGCCCGCGCGTTCGGACGTCTTGGACATGCCCACGATGCCGCCGGCCGGCCCCGACAAGACGGCGTCCTTGCCGCGGAAGCGATGGGCCTCCGCCAAGCCGCCGTTGGATTGCATGAACATGAGTCGCACGCCGGAAAGCTCTTTTTCGACCTCGTCGACGTAGCGTCGCAGAATCGGCGAAAGGTACGCGTCCACCACGGTGGTATCGCCGCGCGGGACGATCTTCATGAGCGGGCTGCACTCGTACGAGGCGCTCACCTGCGTGAAGCCCATGCCTCGGGCCAACTCGGCGAGCCGCCGCTCGTGGTCCGGATAGCGGTAGCCGTGCATGCAGACGATGGCCACCGAGCGAAATCCCTCCTTGTACACTGCACGCAATTGCTCGGCGGCGGGCTCGGCATCGAGCGCTGTGAGCACGGTGCCATCGGCGGCGATGCGCTCGTCGACCTCGATGACCCGCGTGTAAAGCAGCTCGGGCAGCGCAATGTGGCGGTCGAAGATCCGCGGGCGATTCTGGTACGCGATGCGCAGCGCATCGCCGAAGCCGCGCGTGATGACCAGCGCCGTGGGCTCACCCTTGCGCTCGAGCAGCGCGTTGGTGGCCACCGTCGTGCCCATTTTCACGACGTCGATGCGCTCGGCCGGGATCGGTTCGCCTTCGGCCACCCCGAGGAAATGCCGAATGCCCGCCAAGGCAGCGTCGCGGTAACGTTCGGGGGCGTGGGATAAGAGCTTGTGCGTGAAGATCGTACCGCTCGGGTCACGTGCCACCAAGTCGGTGAACGTGCCGCCGCGATCGATCCAGAATTGCCATTGCCGCTGCCGCTGCCAGGAAGGATTCACAAATTCAGGAATCTAGTCCGAGAGCGGCCGTAATGCTCTTCAACGTGGCGGCCTCCAGTGGAGACAGGCGCCCATCGACCGAGGCCGCGTCGATGAGTTGATCGACGAGCTGGCGCTTCTCCTCGTCGGGGAGCTGGGCCACCACCGCCTCGGCAGCATCCCATCCTTCCAAGTCGAAGACGCTGCGCTTTTCTTCGGGCGAAAGGCCCTGGCGCTCCATCGTGCCCTCGAGGAGCTCGCGCTCATTTTCGGTCATGATGCCGTCCGCGACGAGAACCTTCGTGAGGAGCAGGCACTTGGCGATTCGTACGTCCATCGCCCGAGTCTAATGTCGTTAGAAGAAAGAGTCCGCCGGAAAATCGATGGGGATGTCCAAGTTGGAGCCTTCGATGATCTCGAAAGGAACGACGCGGATGTCGGTGGTTCGGGGTTGGCCCGCGGCATCTTCGAGGTGAACGTCGCCCGAATACGTGCCGGGCGGTAGCTCGATGGACGTGGCAAACGCAGCACAGTCTTGCCGATAATCGACCGGGGAAGGGCCGGCCAAGATGGTGATGAAGATGCGCGGCGATGCGGACAATTGGCATCGCGATGGATCGGCGGCGCCGTTGATTGTCCAGCGCAGAGTGACACTTCCGGTTTTCCGTCCGTAATACTCGGAGTCGTCGGCCGGATCGACGAAGCACGAAGTGCACACCCATGCGAATGCCGCCAGCGCCAATGCCGAGCGT
It includes:
- a CDS encoding FAD-binding protein — protein: MTSKSRRSFLATAAGATAMGMMNWAEGIPLFRIPVASAASTLPAPSRFPTFLRLYQQAYQNWSEQITVERVWTCAPANAREVVALVNWAYQNGYRLRPKGMSHNWSPVLLPNGSDVSKIILVDTTRLTSVRVDARGQVKSVTAGAGTLMARVLEELEARGLGFAAIPAPGDITVGGLLAIGAHGTAVPARGETRTPGQTYGSLSNLILSITAVVWDGSRNEYVLRTFQRNDPDIRAFLVHLGRAFITEVTLQVGANARLRCQSWYDIPARVVFAPPASAGPHSMAALTEKAGRVEAIWFPFTSVPWIKVWSLAPEKPWISRHVRKPYNYGFANSITQEQSECIEQINAGATFLTPLLANIFTGAAGAGLIASGTWDLWGWSKDVLLYAKATTLRVAALGLAIVTARENLQRVVSEVYAEYSRAITAYQLKGQFPMSAPLEIRITGLDHARDVQIPGAQSPLLSVARPRPDHPEWDTCVWINMLTIPKMPHANEFYAEMERWIWTNFSGSYATVRPEWSKGWAHTDTGAWSNQAVLSGAIPDTFRAGQARGDDWDTAIAILDGYDPHRIFANPFLDTLLT
- a CDS encoding nuclear transport factor 2 family protein, which gives rise to MSRSVSDLVQGYLDSWNETDPGARQAAIEKNFTNDCTYTDPLAAVAGREGLDGFIAAVQSKYPGIVFTLGSAIDTHHDQVRFTWHAGPPGSKEPAAIGFDVAVFENGKIRHVFGFLDKAQPA
- a CDS encoding hydantoinase B/oxoprolinase family protein, whose amino-acid sequence is MNPSWQRQRQWQFWIDRGGTFTDLVARDPSGTIFTHKLLSHAPERYRDAALAGIRHFLGVAEGEPIPAERIDVVKMGTTVATNALLERKGEPTALVITRGFGDALRIAYQNRPRIFDRHIALPELLYTRVIEVDERIAADGTVLTALDAEPAAEQLRAVYKEGFRSVAIVCMHGYRYPDHERRLAELARGMGFTQVSASYECSPLMKIVPRGDTTVVDAYLSPILRRYVDEVEKELSGVRLMFMQSNGGLAEAHRFRGKDAVLSGPAGGIVGMSKTSERAGETHVIGFDMGGTSTDVSHYQGEFERTFFAQIAGVRMRAPMLNIHTVAAGGGSILTFDGSRLRVGPESAGAVPGPACYRRGGPLTVTDANVMLGRIQTDYFPRVFGPSGDQPLDAGVVRAKFEEMAAEIGRPAEDIAEGFLRIAVANMANAIKKISVQRGHDIKRYALTTFGGAGGQHACRVADELGMTKVLFPPFAGVLSAYGMGLADAVAMRERAIEAELTETLVPVIAEAGDALCAEARRELEGDGLPAASISESRRVHLRYAGTDSSLPVPWGPRAEMIAGFERVHQQRYSFVMDRPLVVEAISVSVVGSAEAPDAHVSARPVRKGELASCGVARMFHEGAWEASRIYRHEDLRPGDDVEGPAIIAEANATIVVEPGWRATFREGDYLTMTRVRPRTMTHAIGAAEDRVDPVMLEIFNNLFMSIAEQMGVMLENTAHSVNIKERLDFSCAIFDSEGNLVANAPHMPVHLGSMGESVQEILRRNAAQMKPGDAYAVNDPYHGGTHIPDITVVTPVWSDDEKDILFYVASRGHHAEIGGITPGSMPPFSKNIEEEGVRFDNWLLVQGGRFREDETRERLEQARYPSRNAKSNLADLRAQVAANEEGIHQLRKMIAHFGLDTVRAYMGHVQDNAEEAVRTAISALHDGQFSYEMDSGARIEVAIRVDAAARSAVIDFRGTSAELASNFNAPKSVTLAAVLYVFRTLAQGDIPLNAGCFRPLRVIIPEGSMLAPSYPAATVAGNVETSQAITGALYAALGLQAEGSGTMNNVTFGNTRHQYYETVASGSGAGDGFDGTALVQTHMTNSRLTDPEILEWRYPVVLESYAIRRGSGGHGRWRGGDGGTRRIRFLEPMTVSVLSGHRRVPPYGMAGGAPGGLGKNWVERAGTNGGGITEMKGCDSVDVEVGDVFVLQTPGGGGYGAASNETAGAVT
- a CDS encoding copper-binding protein, which translates into the protein MPLFAPRTLFVAFLVASACAVGQGVRPSVAEACGSETHTARGVVRSFGPERKFVNIAHEKIEGYMMAMTMSFEPRSSGQLEGLAVGDNIAFTFTATEDGRRLIDSITKK
- a CDS encoding copper-binding protein, whose amino-acid sequence is MAETRSFLRRHLPWALSAWVLLTAAVVGVVVWLDARRQPPPAAENEASRHEATGVIRSFGDGRSYVNIAHDPIDGFMAAMTMAFEFQSAEQASGLDVGDRVKFSFSADRQGRLVIDSIAKAP
- a CDS encoding MHS family MFS transporter; this translates as MSSKARRVVIASLVGTSLEWYDFFLYGLAAALIFKKLFFPTFDPLAGTLASLATYAVGFVARPIGGAVFGHFGDKIGRKNILIFTLVLMGASTFAIGLLPTYDSIGVAAPILLVALRFLQGLGLGGEWGGAVLMSIEHSHQARRGLAASWPQVGAPAGNLLAAGVLGVLSAAMPDEAFHRWGWRLPFLLSAALIVVGLWIRRSISESPLFLEASQKHAVPKMPLLEVLRQHPRELLVVLGARIGSDVCYYIFALFIVTYATQHVGMPREVALHGVLIGSAFQLVFMPLFGALSDRYGRRPISLAGAIGAAAWGFVFFRMLDAKSAPLLFVTAIVGLFFHAAMYGPQAAFVSELFSTRLRYSGASLSYQAAGILGGALAPIIALALLTYFGTSVAVSLYLLGALGINIAAMLAAPETRDTDLLKS
- a CDS encoding TerB family tellurite resistance protein, with the protein product MDVRIAKCLLLTKVLVADGIMTENERELLEGTMERQGLSPEEKRSVFDLEGWDAAEAVVAQLPDEEKRQLVDQLIDAASVDGRLSPLEAATLKSITAALGLDS